In Planctomycetota bacterium, a genomic segment contains:
- a CDS encoding ECF-type sigma factor codes for MATGSSTEDEGRIAENTIDRFVELHYDELRKLASRMLRTESPDHTLQPTALVHEAYMAIAAMHNVQSDEHFFALATRTMRRLLVNHAHKRSAQKRDRKRTRARAGDELPASGLAAIDLIALDEALDTLDKQDRQLATIVELRIFAGLGTSGIAAATGISERSVKRHWMFGRAWLRSKLCH; via the coding sequence ATGGCGACCGGCAGCTCCACGGAAGACGAAGGCCGCATTGCGGAAAACACCATTGATCGATTCGTCGAGTTGCATTACGATGAATTGCGAAAGCTTGCAAGCCGCATGCTGCGCACCGAATCGCCGGACCACACACTGCAGCCAACGGCTCTCGTACACGAGGCGTACATGGCGATCGCGGCCATGCATAACGTCCAATCTGACGAGCACTTCTTTGCGCTGGCGACGCGAACGATGCGTCGGCTGCTCGTGAACCATGCCCACAAGCGATCCGCGCAGAAGCGAGATCGCAAGCGGACGCGGGCACGGGCCGGGGATGAATTGCCGGCGAGTGGCCTGGCCGCCATCGATCTCATCGCGCTCGATGAGGCGCTCGACACGCTCGATAAGCAGGACCGACAACTCGCGACGATCGTGGAGCTTCGGATCTTCGCGGGCCTGGGGACGTCCGGCATCGCCGCGGCTACGGGAATCTCGGAACGCAGCGTAAAGCGACACTGGATGTTCGGGCGCGCATGGCTCCGGAGCAAGCTGTGTCATTGA